A window of Microcystis aeruginosa FD4 contains these coding sequences:
- a CDS encoding transposase, whose protein sequence is MYSSSMTDEEWSLVEPLLPKKKLTCPPKWTKRQILDGIFYQLKNGCNWRDLPKDFPTYSTVFWHDKQWRS, encoded by the coding sequence ATGTACTCAAGTAGTATGACGGATGAAGAGTGGTCGCTCGTAGAACCGCTATTGCCAAAGAAGAAATTGACTTGTCCCCCAAAATGGACAAAACGACAGATTTTAGATGGGATTTTCTATCAACTCAAAAATGGCTGTAATTGGCGGGACCTCCCGAAAGATTTCCCGACCTACTCCACCGTGTTCTGGCATGATAAACAGTGGAGAAGCTGA
- a CDS encoding Uma2 family endonuclease, which yields MSIRENTVMKTPETKVWTDAEFMALSDDGNRYELVKGELINMGNSGALHGYIAIILSAALFALVTSRKLGVLLDSSTAFTMKNGNKRSPDIAFFAKERLQGLEELPMGFLEGAPDLVVEILSPGNTVAEIEDKIVEYFANGTRLLWVISPGQHYVLVYRSGYEPERLLKSGDFLEGEDVVPGFTFPLADLFQKLSF from the coding sequence ATGTCTATTCGAGAAAATACTGTGATGAAAACTCCAGAGACAAAAGTATGGACTGATGCAGAATTTATGGCGTTATCTGACGATGGTAATCGTTACGAATTGGTCAAGGGAGAGTTAATTAATATGGGCAATTCTGGGGCTTTACATGGTTATATTGCCATTATTTTAAGTGCTGCTTTATTCGCCTTAGTAACATCTCGAAAACTAGGGGTATTATTGGACTCCAGCACTGCTTTTACTATGAAAAATGGCAATAAACGCTCTCCTGATATAGCTTTTTTTGCTAAGGAACGTCTGCAAGGATTGGAAGAATTGCCGATGGGTTTTCTAGAAGGTGCGCCAGATTTAGTGGTAGAAATTCTCTCTCCCGGCAATACAGTAGCAGAAATTGAGGACAAAATTGTCGAATATTTTGCCAACGGTACTCGTTTGCTCTGGGTTATCAGTCCGGGTCAACACTATGTCTTAGTTTATCGTTCTGGGTACGAACCGGAGCGATTATTAAAATCAGGAGATTTTTTGGAGGGGGAAGATGTGGTTCCGGGGTTCACTTTTCCCCTGGCCGATTTGTTTCAAAAACTATCTTTTTGA
- a CDS encoding GAF domain-containing hybrid sensor histidine kinase/response regulator: MSDFEELESKKREKALEMQAHRDNLLSRVTRLLISQDIHLAIDHTLELLCQFTQSARCYIIQYSTCRQQWSMVYEYCHPDYPQVIPIREQSQNLSTETFPWFSEQLLNGIPVKLNSLDDLPATAIPERTILAHSPTPCLLIVPMWDSCGVTVGYLGLDASAEKQWTKEDVTFVRLLGELIAIAQSRYEAEKELKEAKEAAVKANKAKSEFLANMSHELRTPLNAILGFTRLISRDSSISSEYRQYLEIVNRSGEHLLELINDILEMSKIEAGRTVFNPSNFDLYALLDNIAEMLRPQAQAKALSLIFDRSSDLPQYICTDESKLRQVFINLLGNGLKFTESGGVTLRGKVGEKRGDYQRLLWEIEDTGAGIAPEEIYKLFQPFNQTETGRKSQQGTGLGLPISKKFVELMGGAIGVSSILGQGSIFSFDIQVGLVGENEIKTETNRAKVIALAENQPKYRILVVDDRPESRLLLLKLLATLGLSVQEAANGQEAIAIWQAWQPHLIWMDMRMPVKDGYEATREIRQLEADNRGKTVIMALTASAFEEDRALVIAAGCDDFVRKPFREEVIWQKMGEYLGLKYIYADNEPNQPNYSPVFLDSLQSLLKLINPDWIRQLQQAARECDDEKIIALTAEIPPDYATLAQGLQQLAREFSFDAIETIIRDLNIS; this comes from the coding sequence ATGAGTGATTTTGAGGAACTAGAGTCTAAAAAACGGGAAAAAGCCCTAGAAATGCAGGCACATCGCGATAATTTGCTCTCGCGGGTGACAAGATTACTAATTTCTCAAGATATCCACTTGGCGATCGATCATACCCTAGAACTGCTCTGTCAATTTACCCAGAGTGCGCGCTGTTACATTATTCAATATTCCACCTGTCGTCAGCAGTGGAGTATGGTTTATGAATACTGTCACCCCGACTATCCGCAAGTTATCCCGATTCGGGAACAATCACAAAATCTCTCGACGGAAACCTTTCCTTGGTTTTCGGAACAATTATTAAACGGTATTCCAGTTAAACTGAACTCTTTAGACGATTTACCCGCTACTGCTATCCCTGAAAGAACTATTCTCGCTCATAGTCCTACTCCCTGTCTCTTAATCGTTCCCATGTGGGATAGTTGCGGGGTAACGGTAGGCTATCTGGGATTGGATGCAAGTGCAGAAAAGCAATGGACAAAGGAAGATGTCACCTTTGTGCGGTTGCTGGGAGAATTAATTGCGATCGCACAAAGTAGATATGAAGCGGAAAAAGAGTTAAAAGAAGCTAAAGAAGCGGCAGTTAAGGCAAATAAAGCTAAAAGTGAGTTTCTAGCTAACATGAGCCACGAATTACGCACTCCTCTTAATGCTATCTTGGGTTTTACTCGCTTAATATCCCGGGATAGCAGCATCAGCAGTGAATATCGGCAATATTTGGAAATTGTCAATCGTAGCGGGGAACATTTACTAGAGTTAATCAACGATATTCTAGAAATGTCGAAGATAGAAGCGGGAAGAACGGTTTTTAACCCTAGTAATTTTGATTTATACGCTCTTTTAGATAATATTGCCGAAATGCTCCGTCCACAAGCGCAAGCAAAAGCTTTAAGTTTAATTTTTGATCGCAGCTCTGATCTGCCTCAATATATATGTACTGATGAAAGTAAATTGCGACAGGTGTTCATCAATCTCTTGGGTAACGGATTGAAGTTTACCGAGTCGGGAGGGGTAACTCTCCGGGGAAAAGTAGGGGAGAAAAGAGGAGATTATCAGCGATTGCTCTGGGAAATTGAAGATACAGGCGCAGGAATCGCCCCAGAGGAGATTTATAAGCTATTTCAACCCTTTAACCAAACGGAAACGGGACGAAAATCTCAACAGGGGACAGGATTGGGTTTACCTATCAGCAAAAAATTTGTTGAGTTGATGGGAGGTGCGATCGGAGTTAGTAGTATTCTGGGTCAAGGAAGTATTTTTAGTTTTGATATTCAGGTGGGTTTGGTGGGAGAAAATGAGATTAAAACCGAAACCAATAGGGCAAAAGTTATCGCTTTAGCCGAAAATCAGCCTAAATATCGCATATTAGTCGTCGATGATCGACCGGAAAGCCGTTTACTATTGCTGAAACTCCTGGCTACCCTAGGATTATCCGTGCAAGAGGCCGCTAATGGGCAAGAAGCGATCGCAATTTGGCAAGCATGGCAACCTCATCTTATCTGGATGGACATGAGAATGCCAGTGAAAGACGGTTACGAAGCAACTAGGGAAATTCGGCAGTTAGAGGCTGATAATCGCGGAAAAACGGTAATAATGGCCCTAACTGCCAGCGCTTTTGAAGAGGATCGCGCCTTGGTTATTGCCGCCGGTTGTGATGATTTCGTGCGTAAACCTTTCCGAGAGGAAGTTATTTGGCAAAAAATGGGCGAATATTTGGGATTAAAATATATTTATGCCGACAATGAGCCAAATCAACCCAATTATTCGCCAGTTTTCCTCGATTCCCTGCAATCCCTATTAAAATTAATCAATCCCGACTGGATTAGACAATTGCAACAAGCGGCGCGAGAATGTGATGATGAAAAAATTATCGCCCTAACCGCAGAAATTCCCCCCGATTATGCTACCCTTGCCCAAGGTTTACAACAGTTA
- a CDS encoding fructosamine kinase family protein gives MWTQIARHITQTTEKPFGIEKSHPVSGGCINQGYAISGNGLIYFVKINQANQEAMFAAEALGLKQIHATKTIRVPEPICWGIADKSSYLVLEWLEFGGGNSQSWEKMGRNLARLHQVSLSDRFGWHCNNTIGSTPQINTVSNSWADFFAHQRIGYQLRLAKERGGNFPDEDQVIPAISEILSHHQPHPSLVHGDLWSGNAAITVDGEPVILDPATYWGDREVDLAMTELFGGFPAAFYRGYNDVFPLDAGYQKRKTLYNLYHILNHFNLFGGGYASQANRMLQEIL, from the coding sequence ATGTGGACTCAAATTGCTCGACATATTACCCAAACCACGGAAAAACCTTTTGGAATTGAGAAAAGTCATCCCGTTAGTGGTGGCTGCATCAATCAGGGTTATGCCATTAGTGGCAATGGTTTAATTTATTTCGTCAAGATTAACCAAGCGAACCAAGAGGCCATGTTTGCTGCCGAAGCTTTAGGATTAAAGCAAATTCACGCTACCAAGACTATTAGGGTTCCAGAGCCAATTTGTTGGGGAATTGCTGATAAGTCGAGTTATTTAGTGCTAGAGTGGTTAGAATTCGGCGGTGGCAATAGTCAAAGCTGGGAAAAAATGGGGCGAAATTTAGCTCGTTTACATCAAGTTTCCCTGTCCGATCGCTTTGGTTGGCATTGTAATAATACCATTGGTTCTACTCCCCAGATTAATACCGTTAGTAACAGTTGGGCGGATTTTTTCGCTCATCAGCGTATTGGCTATCAATTAAGACTTGCGAAGGAGCGCGGCGGCAATTTTCCCGACGAGGATCAAGTTATTCCCGCTATTAGCGAGATTTTGAGTCATCATCAACCCCATCCCTCCCTCGTCCACGGTGATTTGTGGTCGGGAAATGCGGCAATTACCGTCGATGGGGAACCGGTAATTTTAGACCCTGCCACCTATTGGGGAGACCGGGAGGTGGATTTAGCCATGACGGAACTTTTTGGCGGTTTTCCGGCGGCTTTTTATCGGGGTTATAACGATGTTTTCCCCCTCGATGCCGGTTATCAAAAGCGCAAAACTCTTTACAATCTCTACCATATTCTCAACCACTTTAATTTATTTGGTGGTGGTTACGCTTCCCAGGCCAATCGGATGTTACAGGAAATTCTTTAA
- the psb32 gene encoding photosystem II repair protein Psb32 produces MLKLLASLLLSCCLVLGVSLSPAAAMGVYDLPILSPGAPTYVVDPVSAISAANEGKLNKDLKNLAEKTGQEVRMVVVRRLDYGQKIDNLADDILREWYPNPEDRGNQTIIVLDTLTNKTAMRVGEEAKPLLTDAIADSILSETMAVPLKDGGKYNQALLDASRRLTAVLSGEADPGPPEVATINIESTFTTAEETDDKSATIWVIVLLVLATVIPMATYFWYAGFGR; encoded by the coding sequence ATGCTCAAATTATTAGCTTCTCTCCTTCTCTCCTGCTGTCTAGTCTTGGGTGTTTCCCTGTCACCGGCTGCTGCCATGGGAGTCTATGACCTTCCTATTTTAAGCCCCGGAGCGCCCACTTATGTAGTCGATCCTGTTTCGGCCATTAGTGCCGCTAACGAGGGAAAATTAAATAAAGACCTGAAAAACCTCGCCGAAAAAACCGGCCAGGAAGTGAGAATGGTGGTAGTCCGGCGCTTGGATTACGGTCAAAAAATTGACAATTTAGCCGATGATATCTTGAGAGAATGGTATCCTAACCCCGAAGATCGTGGCAATCAAACTATCATCGTTCTTGATACTTTAACCAATAAAACTGCTATGCGGGTTGGGGAGGAAGCAAAACCCCTATTAACCGATGCTATTGCTGATAGTATCCTCTCGGAAACTATGGCAGTTCCCCTCAAAGATGGGGGAAAATATAATCAAGCTTTACTCGATGCTAGTCGTCGTCTAACGGCGGTACTTTCTGGAGAAGCGGATCCCGGACCGCCGGAAGTAGCGACAATTAATATCGAAAGTACCTTTACTACCGCAGAAGAAACTGACGATAAAAGTGCCACAATTTGGGTGATAGTTTTACTGGTTTTAGCCACAGTAATCCCGATGGCCACCTATTTTTGGTACGCTGGTTTTGGTCGCTAA
- a CDS encoding transglutaminase-like domain-containing protein has protein sequence MLIHVGYEFGFDAPLPLVMLLKLYLHPSILDQVRQSENLQVEPATKIEEFLDSFGNRTSRLILPAGQIRIHNEAVIENEWKPDIVNGNAQEIPLAELPTQVFPYLMSSRYCEVDLLSEIAWELFGQTPPGWARVQAVCDWVHSHIRFGYEYARVTKTAYDVYRERTGVCRDFNHLALTFCRCLNIPARYVSGYLGDIGISPQPLPMDFSAWFEVYLDHQWYTFDARHNTPRIGRILMTRGLDAVDAALTTSFGQVNLTKFKVWTSDVSHLYA, from the coding sequence ATGTTAATCCATGTTGGTTACGAATTTGGCTTTGATGCCCCTTTACCCTTGGTCATGTTGTTAAAACTTTATCTACACCCCTCAATTTTAGATCAAGTTAGACAATCGGAAAATTTGCAGGTGGAACCGGCAACAAAAATAGAAGAATTTTTAGATAGCTTCGGTAATCGCACCAGTCGTCTAATTTTACCCGCCGGACAGATTCGCATTCACAATGAAGCAGTTATCGAGAATGAATGGAAACCCGATATAGTTAATGGGAATGCCCAAGAAATTCCTCTAGCAGAGTTACCAACCCAAGTTTTTCCCTACCTAATGAGTAGCCGTTATTGTGAAGTAGATTTGCTTTCGGAAATTGCCTGGGAACTTTTCGGACAAACTCCCCCCGGTTGGGCAAGAGTACAAGCGGTTTGTGATTGGGTTCATAGTCACATTCGTTTTGGTTACGAATACGCGCGGGTGACGAAAACCGCCTATGATGTCTATCGGGAAAGAACGGGGGTTTGTCGCGATTTTAATCACCTAGCTTTGACTTTTTGCCGTTGCTTAAATATTCCCGCCCGTTATGTCTCCGGTTATCTCGGAGATATCGGTATTTCTCCCCAACCTCTACCGATGGATTTTAGTGCTTGGTTTGAAGTCTATTTAGACCATCAATGGTACACTTTTGATGCTCGTCATAACACCCCCAGAATCGGGCGAATTTTAATGACTCGCGGCTTAGATGCCGTCGATGCTGCCCTAACAACGTCTTTTGGTCAAGTAAATTTAACAAAATTTAAAGTATGGACGAGCGATGTTTCTCACCTCTATGCTTAA
- the murG gene encoding undecaprenyldiphospho-muramoylpentapeptide beta-N-acetylglucosaminyltransferase: MARTPTRLLIAASGTGGHLFPALALAERLPDYEIEWLGVPDRLEQSLVPKTYPLHSIPIEGFQTRFGLKTLKILFGQLRAIWQVRSLIKKRQIAAVFTTGGYIAGPTILAARLANIPVILHESNYIPGKVTKVLGRWCDTVALGFQGTASYLPGTRTTWVSTPVREQFLIPQSLDLPIPEDAFLIVVAGGSQGAVALNQIVRQSAPQWLEKGIYIVHLTGENDPEADSLRHSNYFSRPFYDNMAGLWQRANLAISRSGAGTLTELAITCTPSILIPYPFAAEDHQFYNAQVFAEAQAAYLYRQNELTAQFLSELVLDLWSNPEKLAAMAQQASHLAISDSADLLADLLRRKSQKDSF; encoded by the coding sequence ATGGCACGCACTCCAACCCGTCTCTTGATTGCCGCTAGTGGTACTGGTGGTCATTTATTTCCCGCTTTGGCCCTGGCCGAGCGCTTGCCGGATTACGAGATTGAATGGTTAGGAGTTCCAGACCGTCTGGAACAGTCCTTAGTTCCAAAAACCTATCCCCTGCACAGCATCCCCATTGAGGGGTTTCAAACCCGTTTCGGGTTAAAAACTCTTAAGATTCTGTTCGGTCAACTGCGGGCCATTTGGCAAGTGCGTAGTTTAATCAAAAAACGTCAGATAGCGGCAGTTTTTACCACCGGGGGTTATATCGCAGGCCCGACCATTTTAGCGGCTCGTTTAGCCAATATTCCCGTCATCCTACACGAATCTAACTACATACCTGGCAAAGTCACGAAAGTTCTCGGTCGCTGGTGCGATACGGTTGCCCTCGGTTTTCAGGGAACCGCCAGCTATTTACCCGGCACTCGCACCACTTGGGTTAGTACACCAGTACGAGAGCAGTTTCTCATTCCCCAGTCCCTAGATTTACCGATTCCAGAGGATGCTTTTTTAATTGTCGTTGCCGGTGGTTCTCAAGGGGCCGTGGCTCTTAATCAAATTGTCCGACAAAGCGCTCCCCAATGGTTAGAAAAAGGTATTTATATCGTGCATCTCACGGGAGAAAACGACCCCGAAGCAGATAGTTTGCGCCATTCTAACTATTTTTCCCGGCCTTTTTACGACAATATGGCGGGATTATGGCAAAGAGCTAATCTGGCTATCAGTCGCTCTGGAGCCGGCACTTTAACAGAATTAGCGATCACTTGTACGCCTTCGATTTTAATTCCCTATCCTTTTGCTGCCGAAGACCATCAGTTCTATAATGCCCAAGTTTTCGCTGAAGCTCAAGCCGCTTATCTTTATCGTCAAAATGAGTTAACTGCTCAGTTTTTAAGCGAATTAGTCCTCGATTTATGGTCTAATCCCGAAAAATTGGCCGCCATGGCTCAACAAGCTTCCCATCTAGCTATTAGTGATAGCGCCGATTTATTAGCCGATTTGTTGAGAAGAAAGAGTCAAAAAGATAGTTTTTGA
- a CDS encoding HEAT repeat domain-containing protein, with amino-acid sequence MLTLFRPNVEKLEAEGNVEGLIRALQYTDDNEPWAHEAAHKVRESATEALGKIGDGRAVEPLIAALKDEDVVVRRYAAEALVRIGQPSVEPLIAALKDEDVVVRRAAAEALGKIGGELAIEPLVAVLKDEDVDVRRSATEALGKIGDGRVVEPLIVALGGQNVRQAAAAAFTTKESQKREYEIILEREPDNQIALQGLLKVQMEMQDFQGASTTLEKLIALNPEETAYQAMYQSIKRHLNSPVEDSKANLKH; translated from the coding sequence ATGTTAACGCTTTTTCGACCGAATGTGGAAAAACTTGAGGCTGAGGGTAATGTCGAAGGCTTAATCCGTGCCTTGCAATATACTGATGACAACGAACCTTGGGCGCATGAGGCAGCACACAAAGTCCGTGAGTCTGCTACTGAGGCACTAGGGAAAATTGGCGATGGGCGAGCCGTAGAGCCACTCATAGCTGCCCTCAAAGATGAGGATGTGGTTGTACGTCGGTATGCTGCTGAGGCACTGGTCAGAATTGGTCAGCCTTCTGTAGAGCCGCTCATAGCTGCCCTCAAAGATGAGGATGTGGTTGTACGTCGGGCTGCTGCTGAGGCACTAGGGAAAATTGGCGGTGAACTTGCCATAGAGCCACTGGTGGCTGTCCTCAAAGATGAGGATGTGGATGTACGTCGGTCTGCTACTGAGGCACTAGGGAAAATTGGCGATGGGCGAGTCGTAGAGCCACTGATTGTTGCTCTCGGGGGCCAGAATGTGCGTCAGGCGGCTGCTGCGGCTTTTACCACCAAGGAATCTCAAAAACGGGAGTACGAGATTATCCTAGAGCGCGAACCAGATAATCAAATAGCACTCCAAGGCTTGCTTAAGGTTCAGATGGAAATGCAAGATTTTCAGGGAGCAAGCACAACTCTCGAAAAATTGATTGCCTTAAATCCAGAGGAAACAGCGTACCAAGCTATGTACCAATCAATCAAAAGGCATCTAAACTCTCCAGTTGAGGATTCCAAGGCAAACCTTAAGCATTGA
- a CDS encoding nuclear transport factor 2 family protein → MRNLNTIPDKFFRQSLNFSLSLLLGLGLTFTLATGLRAEKPETAPANLKTLISKIETAANERDIKQLMEFYSPKFTNSDGLTYEKTKKALTHFWERYNNLQYTTTLESWSRSGDKLTANTITKITGTGKVQGRVVGMNATIRSRQQFQGNKLVYQEILSERVELSTGKNPPSVQVRIPERVKVGQEFDFDVIIREPLGDDLLAGTAIDEKVDIERYINTKPLELELLQSGGLFKRVKAPATPENRWLSAILIQGDGIVVVTQRVKVEK, encoded by the coding sequence ATGCGTAACTTGAACACAATCCCCGATAAATTTTTTCGCCAATCCCTCAATTTTTCCCTATCGTTGCTGTTAGGTTTGGGGTTAACTTTCACCCTCGCTACCGGCCTGCGAGCCGAAAAGCCAGAAACTGCTCCAGCTAATTTAAAAACCCTTATCTCCAAAATCGAAACGGCGGCTAACGAGCGAGATATCAAGCAATTAATGGAGTTTTATAGTCCGAAATTTACTAACTCTGATGGCTTGACCTACGAAAAAACTAAAAAGGCTTTAACTCATTTTTGGGAACGTTATAACAATCTACAATACACCACGACTCTCGAATCTTGGAGTCGTTCCGGTGATAAGTTAACGGCCAATACAATTACTAAAATTACCGGGACGGGAAAGGTGCAGGGACGAGTGGTGGGAATGAATGCTACGATTCGTTCTCGTCAACAATTTCAAGGCAATAAACTTGTTTATCAGGAGATTTTAAGCGAGAGAGTTGAGTTAAGCACCGGCAAAAATCCCCCCAGTGTTCAAGTGAGAATTCCCGAAAGGGTGAAAGTGGGTCAAGAATTTGATTTTGATGTGATTATCCGCGAACCTTTAGGGGATGATTTATTGGCCGGAACGGCGATCGATGAGAAAGTAGATATTGAGCGTTATATTAATACAAAGCCTCTAGAATTGGAATTATTACAGTCCGGCGGTTTATTTAAGCGGGTAAAAGCCCCGGCAACACCAGAAAATCGTTGGTTATCGGCGATTTTAATTCAAGGAGATGGGATTGTTGTCGTTACTCAACGGGTTAAGGTAGAAAAGTAA